Within the Poecilia reticulata strain Guanapo linkage group LG13, Guppy_female_1.0+MT, whole genome shotgun sequence genome, the region ACCAcagctttttcttccacttaactttctgcttataaaacaggacaaaacaaTCTGTGAGCAGGCGACTTCATCAACAATAACCTTTTGAGTCTAACCCTCCTTGAGGAGACGCGTCTTTGTcaaattttataataaaatgtgttaaaacaccttttttttttattttctcagaaactCAACTTTAAGCTTTGGATATTTTAACTCATAGCAATGAAGATTACGTGAAATATACTGTATGTAATGAATCTATTTAACACATAATTGAGACCTATTTGAATGACTGAAATGAACTTTTACACAAGATTCTAACTTATTAAAATGCTCCCTACATTAGATCTGACTGCAACATTTCTTGCAACCCCATTTCCACATTTCCTGCCAACATGCACCTATCGGCATGCTGCAACATCTGCCGTCCCCCCCCCTGAATTCATGCAACTCCAGGCTACAAAATGCTGCTGGAtttgagctttttatttatatactgtGGCGGCTTATCTGTCAACAGAAGCATGAAACACGGTTCAGATTACCCATAAAGCGCTTATCTATGAGCTACCATGAGAATATGAACGGAATATTGCCTTCATGCTGATAAGATATCATTTAACTGGAAGAATCCCAGATGCAGATGAATCCCTCACTTCAGTCCGTCCACATTCAACTTTGAGGAGaagctgtttttccatttggttgcagccccccccccccaaaaaaaaacaaccaaaaaacaaaaaaaaacacacactaaaTATTCAGAATGTATAGAAATAAAAGGTCACATTTTCGAGAAGAAACCAATGTCTTCATGGTGCCGCGAAAACTTAATGTGATTGTCCCGCAGCCAAATTAGCTGTCCCATCAACACAATGAGCATCGCCTCCTGCAGTCTCTCTAATCCCCTCTGCCGAGGCGGCATTTGCATACAAAAAGCCGAGCAGACACGTATTATCTTCCAAAACACGTTTACATTCTCAGGCTCCTTCTTTATTCTTTACAATCAGGATTATAATTGCACTTGAGTTTGTATCTCTGCGAAACCTCCTTCACCCTCTCCCACCCCCTCacgatgatgaggatgatgataatataataataaattagtAATACTATCAGGCAGTTCATTGTCCGGTCCCTGCTTCTCCTTTCACACCGAGTTCCGAGCTGTCCTTGCGGGGCTCACCCCCAGAAGATCCCGCCCCTGCTGCCCGGACGCCGCCGCCGGTTCCGCTCCGGACAACAGGTCATCGTCGGAGCGGTCCCGGTCCCGGTCCCGGTCCGGGTGCATCTCCTGCATGCTCTCCTCGTACGTGGGCAGGTACTTGACCTCGTCGTAGGCCGGCAGGTTCGGGGAGGCGAAGTCCCCCAGGGGGCACTCCGGGTAGGGCTCCAGGAGGAGATCCTGGGACGCCGACGTGGGTCCGTGGAAGAGGGAGGGCTCCTCGCCGTGCTCCTGGTTCTGGTGCCGGTGGCGGGGCCGCGGGCAGATGATCCTCTGGATGAAGTAGCCCATGgcgaagagcagcagcaggattaAGATGCCCGACAGCTTCCGCGTGAACCAGCCGACGTTGTCGAAGAAGACGTGGATGGGGAGCTTGCAGCAGCTCTCCGCGGAGCCGGAGCTGCCGTTCCCGGGGACGGGCAGCAGGCAGCACTGGTGGCCGTCCACGCACTTGACTCCCCCGCAGCTGTGCAGGGCTTGGCACGCCGAGATGAGGCAAGCCGACAAAAGTCTCCTGGTTGTCCTGCCGCCGCCCAGAAGACGGGGCTTCATCTCTGCGCTGTGTCTTACCTTTGCTCGATCCTCTCAGGTGTTCACAAGtctgcccccccacccccctttttttctttctttctttctctttttaaatcttcCCAGTCGGACCCAGACGATGAGTTAACACAGGCTCCGCAGCGCCGAGTgggacagcagctgcagcacccCACCCCCCCCACGCAGCCCCCCCTGTTGCAGACAACCTGTCTGCTGTGGTGCACACGAAGCGAGTGGGGCAGCATCAGTGTGTCTGGAGGGAGCAGCAGTGATGGAAAGGATGAATGATCTTACATCATTATTACCTGAATACTTACTACTAGGCTCCCTGTGTGTCCTCACTCAAGTGAAGTTTATTCATAATATCCCTTCCCTCTAATTAGATTCATTAAAAgtcagtggcggagctagacttttaaagttgggNNNNNNNNNNNNNNNNNNNNNNNNNNNNNNNNNNNNNNNNNNNNNNNNNNNNNNNNNNNNNNNNNNNNNNNNNNNNNNNNNNNNNNNNNNNNNNNNNNNNNNNNNNNNNNNNNNNNNNNNNNNNNNNNNNNNNNNNNNNNNNNNNNNNNNNNNNNNNNNNNNNNNNNNNNNNNNNNNNNNNNNNNNNNNNNNNNNNNNNNNNNNNNNNNNNNNNNNNNNNNNNNNNNNNNNNNNNNNNNNNNNNNNNNNNNNNNNNNNNNNNNNNNNNNNNNNNNNNNNNNNNNNNNNNNNNNNNNNNNNNNNNNNNNNNNNNNNNNNNNNNNNNNNNNNNNNNNNNNNNNNNNNNNNNNNNNNNNNNNNNNNNNNNNNNNNNNNNNNNNNNNNNNNNNNNNNNNNNNNNNNNNNNNNNNNNNNNNNNNNNNNNNNNNNNNNNNNNNNNNNNNNNNNNNNNNNNNNNNNNNNNNNNNNNNNNNNNNNNNNNNNNNNNNNNNNNNNNNNNNNNNNNNNNNNNNNNNNNNNNNNNNNNNNNNNNNNNNNNNNNNNNNNNNNNNNNNNNNNNNNNNNNNNNNNNNNNNNNNNNNNNNNNNNNNNNNNNNNNNNNNNNNNNNNNNNNNNNNNNNNNNNNNNNNNNNNNNNNNNNNNNNNNNNNNNNNNNNNNNNNNNNNNNNNNNNNNNNNNNNNNNNNNNNNNNNNNNNNNNNNNNNNNNNNNNNNNNNNNNNNNNNNNNNNNNNNNNNNNNNNNNNNNNNNNNNNNNNNNNNNNNNNNNNNNNNNNNNNNNNNNNNNNNNNNNNNNNNNNNNNNNNNNNNNNNNNNNNNNNNNNNNNNNNNNNNNNNNNNNNNNNNNNNNNNNNNNNNNNNNNNNNNNNNNNNNNNNNNNNNNNNNNNNNNNNNNNNNNNNNNNNNNNNNNNNNNNNNNNNNNNNNNNNNNNNNNNNNNNNNNNNNNNNNNNNNNNNNNNNNNNNNNNNNNNNNNNNNNNNNNNNNNNNNNNNNNNNNNNNNNNNNNNNNNNNNNNNNNNNNNNNNNNNNNNNNNNNNNNNNNNNNNNNNNNNNNNNNNNNNNNNNNNNNNNNNNNNNNNNNNNNNNNNNNNNNNNNNNNNNNNNNNNNNNNNNNNNNNNNNNNNNNNNNNNNNNNNNNNNNNNNNNNNNNNNNNNNNNNNNNNNNNNNNNNNNNNNNNNNNNNNNNNNNNNNNNNNNNNNNNNNNNNNNNNNNNNNNNNNNNNNNNNNNNNNNNNNNNNNNNNNNNNNNNNNNNNNNNNNNNNNNNNNNNNNNNNNNNNNNNNNNNNNNNNcaggagaagaatatcagcttgttgttatgacaaaggaggctggtatcgcgcctgataaaaatctatttatttatgtcacatggacttatataaagttttatacattttcttttcatatatttattattgtttttctcctttagatattaggttgactatgattccaaataatgtgcaggaataacctggtgctgttacgtcaatcatctggggaggccactgggggggccaatcagatgacagggggggcactggccccccctctggctccgccactgttaaatttttttcatgttgctcTATAGTgacaactaaacaaaaatatcaataatattgATACGAAGTCGGTATGAGTATCGCGGTGACACTCTCGTGAACGATACTTCctttgttttgtagtttctcAACTGATTTACTCtcgaatgtttttatttacttatttatttctacacttttttattttagaaaacaatgcgcaatttgttgagtttttctATTGATTCTCTTCATCGTGTACATTTGTCAATAATGTATTTTGTAGACATTAAGTTTATCCAgattttgttcttggttttagcaaaaataattcaaaggaaaaaaataacacaaaaatgcCTAAAGGTCAGAAGTTTGCCATATGTTGTACttaataagtttttttattgctgtagaAACTGACCCtgtatttacttaaaatcagatcatatatattttgtatactGCATATACAAATTATGCAGTATTGCACACCCCTACGCAACAAGATATTTATAGATAGCAAATGATAATTATTATCACAGACTATAATGTTAGGTTtattataataaacaaaaaaaagctaatttagaTGACATTTTACAGGCTTTACAATAAACGTCTATCTTTTCTGCAAACTGAcgtattttgttgggattttatataataaacCATAGTAGTACACAATTCATATAAATggcttcttatttttttctacaactaaaaatctcaaaagttcacattttctaCTCAGCCTCCTTCCTTCTGATATAATTATGTGTAACATCCAGTGTATATACAAACATCTATTCTGTGAGGGGCTCCAGGGGCTTGTTTGAAAACCTTACAGCTTATAGAAACGCTAATTCTACAGTATTCTAAGTTTTGGACATTTCACAGAGCTTTGTTAAAAATTGGGAGGAGTGTGTCACAACTTCAAATCAACCAAGATATCTAAAACTACAGGCCAGGCAACGAGAGCTCCGGAGATCCATCAAGAGGAAAACGATTAGTAGCTCATTCCAAAAATTTccaaaaaagaagagaaatctTGTTTAAAGAACGCCGTGGGAAATCATGCTTTGCAGTTTGCTACATGTTGAAGAAGGTGCTCTGCAGATGAAAACTAAGTTGAACTCAATTGTCTACACTGAGTGGAAAACCTGATGGTGGGAGGGAGggagtgtttttttccccagaaggTTTATAGGGAAGTTGCTCAGAGAGGATGAGAAGATGGACGGAGCTAAATGCAGGGCGGTCCAGTTAGAGCGACTTCTGAAGAACGAGCACATATTTCAATCTCAGCATGagtaaaaacataaaccttTATGCAACTCTCAAGTCTTTTTAGCTGAAGATACACCTACTTTGTTGTAAGGCATTTTCAAAAATCCGAATAAAATAACTGAAGTCTCGGGTTGTAAGTGTAGAAAATGGGCTGCACGGTCCtttccaggtactccagctttcTTCGGATGGAtcgaaatgtgaaaatatgaaagcTCTTGCGAGGAACTTCATACCTTCAACTCTGCTTGCTTTGAACCGGTCCCCTCGATCTGACTGCCCTCTGGCTACAGGACCACGTATAACCAGTGATAGCGAATGCCTCTGATAAGAGGCGCCAATAGCTCTGCACGTCTCATAAAAAATGAATAGTTCTTGCTGTGTGGGTATGTAATGGACCTTCATTAGAGCAGAAGCTTGATTCCCATTAGCTCAGCATCACCCAAGAGAGCCATGCGTCTGCAGCACTAAAAAGGACATAACCATAAATCTATCTCCCCGCTTTAAATAGTGGTCCCCTTGAACAACAGGTTAATTTTACTCCAAAAGATGTTCCCTTGGACATCATCCAAGAATGACAGACGGCTCACAAAGTGGCTCTGCTGAACGCAAACAGATTAATTACAACGCTCTGCAGACCTTTTTTGCACCGTAATGGTGCAGTAACATCAGTCATTTTGTGGCTACAGAAACCGGGCTGCGTATCTTTACAAAAACTTGCTTGAGTTTGATATGAAGTGAGGGTTTGGACTTTTGTTGGGTCTGATGGGGTTTATTATGAGCAACAGCAAGACGAATCTAAAGTCTTACTGACGTCCGTAAAGCTGGACTGAACCGATGAGACCAACTTCTGTCAAGTCTTTTTGACTTCCTGCATATTTCACCCTGTCCAGTATGTTTGTGTTCCTGTTTGTGATCAGCCCAAACAAAGCCCAGAGCAGCAAACACGTAATCTAATTCTGGGAGCATTGTGACGTCAGATTCAGCACAAGTGGAGCATTGTGTTTCCTCCTCTAGTCTGCCTGGATTAGGGAAACCCGATCATAGGTTTTGCTTGTAATCAAATAAGCAATCAATATTCTCTGGACAGTGATTCTGAGAGTTCACCGCCTCCCTTCCTCTTAGGCCAGCTTTTGATGACTTCACCAGCAGTTGTTTTACCTCATTGCCTTTTACTGACAATACCggcaataattgtttttaatcacagatTTCTCCCTGTAGGGCCTGggaagcagaataaagatgcaggACTTGTAgcataaggggaaaaaaataaataaataagggcGTTGGGATTTTTTGTCACCTAAATCCAACCcaatgaaacatttagaaaaatagaacaagaaaagctttttttaatatgaagaGGTAGAACGAAGGAATAAATAACAGTTCTGTATTCAATTGtcacagtgaaaataaaacaacaaagaagtaCGTTCTGTTCTTTTCTGTTCCTGTCCGTATCGTTCTATTACAATTTACCCACATTAAGTCTTCGTACTGATCTACGTCCCATCGCAAAGTGTTGCTTTCATCTGAGTAATGCATGTTAAGTAAATTCCTTGTTCAATCTTTCCTCCTCGTTCTTGGTGCCCATCTATCAAGGAGCAACCTTCAGGACCGAAATCCAGCTAAATGGAGACCAAATGTCTCCAGTGAAAAACAAACCGATCATTAAAGTCAACCACGTACAATtccttgcaaatgtattcacagCACATGGACGTTTTCTACGTGCTGCAAACGGCGTTCTCGAGTATTTtggtgggattttatgtgacagatcagCACAAAAACTCTAAGAACTGTGAAGCCAAAGGGAAAACTGTACCTGGTTTTCAACAAAGACTGGTGAGCATTTGTATTCGGCTCGCTTGAGTCAATGCTTTGTTGAGCCCCTCCTCGGAGTCCAATAGCTCTCCTTACAAATTACCTCCAAGTCAGAAAGTAACTATGAACATCGGTTTTGA harbors:
- the c15h3orf80 gene encoding uncharacterized membrane protein C3orf80, which produces MKPRLLGGGRTTRRLLSACLISACQALHSCGGVKCVDGHQCCLLPVPGNGSSGSAESCCKLPIHVFFDNVGWFTRKLSGILILLLLFAMGYFIQRIICPRPRHRHQNQEHGEEPSLFHGPTSASQDLLLEPYPECPLGDFASPNLPAYDEVKYLPTYEESMQEMHPDRDRDRDRSDDDLLSGAEPAAASGQQGRDLLGVSPARTARNSV